A genomic segment from Agrobacterium vitis encodes:
- a CDS encoding Lrp/AsnC family transcriptional regulator — MIDERDRKILDLLQRDAAIAVSDLADKVALSVSACSRRIQKLEEAGYIERRIAVLNRDKVGVPTTVYALVKTAHHTDEWTEEFRRAITDIAEIVEAHRLTGHHDYILKIVLPRVEHYDVVYRRLVRRIELFDVSASISMETMKSGSAVPVDYAV; from the coding sequence GTGATTGATGAGAGAGACAGGAAGATTCTGGACCTTCTGCAACGGGATGCCGCCATTGCGGTGAGCGATCTCGCCGACAAGGTCGCCCTATCGGTTTCGGCTTGTTCGCGCCGGATTCAGAAGCTGGAAGAGGCGGGCTATATCGAGCGACGGATCGCCGTGCTCAATCGCGACAAGGTGGGCGTGCCGACAACCGTGTATGCCTTGGTGAAAACCGCGCACCATACTGATGAATGGACGGAGGAGTTTCGCAGAGCGATTACCGATATCGCCGAAATCGTCGAGGCGCATCGCCTGACCGGACATCATGATTATATCTTAAAGATTGTCCTGCCACGGGTCGAGCATTACGACGTCGTCTATCGTCGGCTGGTGCGGCGTATCGAGCTTTTCGATGTGTCCGCCTCTATTTCGATGGAGACGATGAAAAGCGGGTCCGCGGTGCCGGTGGATTATGCTGTGTGA
- a CDS encoding MerR family transcriptional regulator: protein MKETYSLREVVDETGLTKLVLHAWERRYASIVPERTATGRRIYCHEDLVRLQLLKACVDNGQRIGSIIHLSSEELRRSLINERLLNDLAPVFEAIENLDSDKLDRLLNTRYIGLGPVDFSKQVVLPLMAEVGRRWADGNLSIASEHLVSTSVRALLSSGFKFLALPRGSQRIVFSTLEGELHDLGGLAAALIARSHGVHATYLGAQLPAREIATMVRQSGATIVCISGAFKRIRNFEAQIKEIRQALPAEVPLWLGGAAFMDLPPIEGVHYFQQMDLFEQAVIALQGESV, encoded by the coding sequence ATGAAGGAAACCTATTCGCTTCGTGAAGTCGTGGACGAGACAGGCCTGACGAAGCTTGTCCTGCATGCGTGGGAGCGCCGCTATGCGTCAATCGTACCCGAGCGCACCGCGACGGGCCGCCGCATCTATTGTCATGAGGATCTTGTCCGCCTGCAATTGCTGAAGGCCTGCGTCGATAACGGACAAAGGATTGGCTCCATAATCCATTTGTCGAGCGAAGAACTCAGACGCTCTCTTATTAATGAGAGGCTGCTGAACGATCTCGCGCCCGTTTTCGAGGCTATTGAAAATCTCGATAGTGATAAATTGGACCGGCTGCTGAACACCCGCTATATCGGGCTTGGACCGGTGGACTTTTCAAAGCAAGTGGTCCTGCCTTTGATGGCGGAAGTCGGTCGACGCTGGGCGGACGGCAATTTGTCTATAGCGTCGGAGCATCTGGTTTCGACTTCGGTCAGAGCATTGTTGAGCAGCGGGTTCAAATTTTTGGCTTTGCCGCGCGGCTCGCAACGAATAGTCTTCAGCACACTTGAAGGCGAATTGCACGATCTGGGCGGGTTGGCGGCAGCGCTGATCGCTCGCAGCCACGGTGTCCACGCCACCTATCTCGGCGCGCAGCTTCCTGCCAGAGAAATTGCCACAATGGTCCGGCAGTCTGGCGCTACCATCGTGTGCATTAGTGGCGCATTCAAACGCATTCGTAATTTCGAAGCGCAGATCAAAGAGATCCGCCAGGCCTTACCGGCAGAGGTCCCGCTCTGGCTGGGTGGCGCGGCGTTCATGGATCTGCCCCCGATCGAAGGGGTACATTATTTTCAGCAGATGGACCTATTCGAACAGGCTGTCATCGCTCTGCAAGGCGAAAGCGTCTGA
- a CDS encoding TetR/AcrR family transcriptional regulator, with amino-acid sequence MNQQTKSGRPAGRPREFDTDVALDAALVVFSERGYQAASISELAEAMGLTAGSIYKAFGDKRGVFLAAFDRYWSLRHAMILKRMAPLATGREKLFALLQHYADHAHGAAGRRGCLIVGGANDLALLDAQASARVGLAFTANQQRLKDQIVTGQADGSIRADLNADVISSTLLCLTMGMRVVGKTGRTEDEMQAVAQAALRLLD; translated from the coding sequence ATGAACCAGCAAACAAAATCCGGCAGACCTGCGGGCCGCCCTCGGGAATTCGACACGGATGTGGCGCTGGACGCTGCCTTGGTGGTGTTTTCCGAGCGGGGCTACCAGGCCGCCTCGATCAGTGAGCTTGCCGAAGCCATGGGGTTGACGGCAGGTAGTATCTACAAGGCATTCGGCGACAAGCGCGGCGTGTTTCTCGCCGCCTTCGATCGCTACTGGTCGTTGCGCCATGCGATGATTCTGAAGCGCATGGCACCGCTTGCAACCGGGCGGGAAAAGTTGTTTGCCCTTTTGCAGCATTATGCCGACCACGCCCATGGCGCGGCAGGCCGGCGCGGCTGTCTCATCGTCGGCGGCGCCAATGATCTGGCACTGCTGGATGCGCAAGCCTCCGCCCGGGTGGGGCTCGCTTTTACCGCCAACCAACAGCGCCTGAAGGACCAGATTGTCACCGGACAGGCCGATGGCTCGATCCGGGCCGATCTGAATGCCGATGTCATTTCCAGCACCCTGCTCTGCCTGACGATGGGCATGCGCGTGGTCGGCAAAACAGGCCGAACAGAAGACGAGATGCAGGCCGTGGCGCAAGCGGCGCTGCGGCTTTTGGACTGA
- a CDS encoding MFS transporter, translating into MTLSSPLLRHDAEHALSPILTFIFALACGLIAANLYYGQPLAGPISADLGFSPQATGLIVTLTQLGYCLGLLLLVPLGDLIENRKLVLILIGLAALALLGGALSTSPGLFLLACLGIGLASAAAQVLVPFAASMAPDASRGRVVGNVMSGLLCGIMLARPIASFIAEASSWHVIYVLSAVAMIGLMVVLGMTLPRRQPHAQIGYGALLSSMAHMALTNRVLQRRALYQAGMFGAFSLFWTTTPLLLSGPHFGLSQNGIALFALAGASGAIASPIAGRMADRGLTRQISIGAMVMGIAAFLLGRYAIETSPITGVICLTLAAITLDFGVQANLISGQRIIYSMTAAHRSRLNGIYMATFFLGGALGSAIGGWAYATGGWSLTAWIGLCFPAASLVLLLTEGRQTA; encoded by the coding sequence ATGACCCTTTCCAGCCCGCTCTTGCGGCATGACGCCGAACACGCCCTTTCGCCGATATTGACCTTTATTTTCGCCCTGGCCTGCGGGCTTATCGCCGCCAATCTCTATTACGGCCAGCCGCTGGCCGGACCGATCAGCGCGGATTTGGGGTTCTCACCCCAGGCGACCGGCCTGATCGTCACCCTCACTCAGCTTGGTTACTGTCTGGGCCTTTTGCTGCTGGTGCCGCTGGGTGACCTGATCGAAAACCGCAAGCTGGTGCTCATCCTGATTGGGCTTGCCGCGCTGGCCCTGCTGGGCGGCGCGCTTTCGACCTCGCCGGGTCTTTTCCTGCTGGCCTGCCTTGGCATTGGCCTTGCCTCCGCAGCCGCCCAGGTTCTGGTGCCGTTTGCCGCCAGCATGGCACCGGACGCCTCACGCGGGCGGGTTGTCGGCAATGTCATGAGTGGCCTGCTCTGCGGCATCATGCTGGCCCGGCCCATTGCCAGCTTCATCGCCGAGGCATCGTCCTGGCATGTCATCTACGTGCTTTCGGCGGTTGCCATGATCGGGCTGATGGTGGTGCTCGGCATGACCCTGCCCCGCCGCCAGCCGCATGCGCAGATCGGCTACGGCGCGCTGCTGTCCTCCATGGCCCATATGGCGCTCACCAACCGTGTACTCCAGCGCCGGGCGCTTTATCAGGCCGGGATGTTTGGTGCCTTCAGCCTGTTCTGGACCACGACGCCCTTGCTGCTGTCAGGCCCGCATTTTGGCCTGAGCCAGAATGGTATCGCGCTGTTTGCACTCGCCGGAGCATCCGGTGCCATCGCCTCACCCATTGCCGGACGAATGGCTGATCGCGGCCTGACCCGGCAAATTTCTATCGGTGCCATGGTCATGGGCATCGCTGCGTTCCTGCTTGGCCGTTATGCTATTGAAACCTCCCCGATCACCGGCGTGATCTGCCTGACACTCGCGGCTATTACCCTGGATTTCGGCGTGCAAGCCAATCTAATCAGCGGCCAGCGCATCATCTATTCGATGACAGCCGCCCATCGCAGCCGGCTCAATGGCATCTATATGGCGACATTCTTTCTTGGCGGAGCGCTTGGCTCAGCCATCGGCGGCTGGGCCTACGCAACAGGCGGATGGTCGCTGACCGCCTGGATCGGCCTTTGCTTTCCCGCCGCCTCGCTTGTGCTGCTGCTGACGGAAGGGCGGCAAACGGCCTAG
- the ilvC gene encoding ketol-acid reductoisomerase, with product MRVYYDRDADLNLIKAKKVAIIGYGSQGRAHALNLKDSGAQNVVIALKAGSATIAKAEADGFKVMTVAEAAAWADLMMMATPDELQADIYKADIAGNIRDGAAIAFAHGLNVHFGLIEPKSTVDVVMIAPKGPGHTVRGEYQKGGGVPCLVAIHHNASGNALELALSYACGVGGGRSGIIETTFQEECETDLFGEQVVLCGGLVELIRAGFETLVEGGYAPEMAYFECLHEVKLIVDLIYEGGIANMNYSISNTAEWGEYVTGPRIITAETKAEMKRVLHDIQTGKFTSDWMQEYRAGAARFKGIRRMNDKHQIEEVGAKLRGMMPWIAKNQLVDKARN from the coding sequence ATGCGCGTCTATTATGATCGTGATGCCGATTTGAACCTCATCAAGGCGAAGAAAGTCGCCATCATTGGCTATGGCTCCCAGGGCCGCGCTCACGCGCTGAACCTCAAGGATTCGGGCGCACAGAACGTCGTCATCGCCCTCAAGGCTGGCTCGGCCACCATTGCCAAGGCTGAAGCCGATGGCTTCAAGGTCATGACCGTTGCCGAAGCGGCTGCATGGGCCGACCTGATGATGATGGCAACTCCTGACGAATTGCAGGCTGATATCTACAAGGCAGACATTGCTGGCAACATCCGTGATGGTGCAGCGATTGCTTTCGCCCACGGCCTGAACGTTCACTTCGGCCTGATTGAGCCAAAGAGCACCGTTGACGTTGTGATGATCGCACCGAAGGGCCCTGGCCACACGGTTCGTGGTGAATACCAGAAGGGCGGCGGCGTGCCTTGCCTCGTGGCTATTCACCACAATGCATCGGGCAATGCCCTTGAGCTGGCTCTGTCCTACGCTTGTGGCGTTGGCGGCGGCCGTTCGGGCATTATCGAAACCACCTTCCAGGAAGAATGCGAAACCGACCTGTTCGGCGAGCAGGTCGTTCTGTGCGGCGGTCTGGTTGAGCTGATCCGCGCTGGCTTTGAAACGCTGGTTGAAGGCGGTTATGCGCCTGAAATGGCCTATTTCGAGTGCTTGCACGAAGTGAAGCTGATCGTAGACCTGATCTATGAAGGCGGCATCGCCAACATGAACTACTCGATCTCCAACACTGCCGAGTGGGGCGAATACGTCACCGGTCCGCGCATCATCACTGCTGAAACCAAGGCTGAAATGAAGCGCGTGTTGCACGACATTCAGACCGGCAAGTTCACCTCGGATTGGATGCAGGAATACCGCGCCGGTGCCGCTCGCTTCAAGGGCATTCGCCGCATGAACGACAAGCACCAGATCGAAGAAGTCGGCGCCAAGCTGCGCGGCATGATGCCTTGGATCGCCAAGAACCAGTTGGTTGACAAGGCCCGCAACTAA
- a CDS encoding PRC-barrel domain-containing protein has protein sequence MNHTNHVRLTTAELTPAVLEGATIYGADDHKVGKLDHVHGLGASGTAIIDVGGFLGIGAKPVGVPLSDLQFMRDEDGDVHAVTTWTKDQLKDMPAHKD, from the coding sequence ATGAATCATACCAATCACGTTCGTCTCACCACTGCTGAACTCACTCCCGCCGTGCTCGAAGGTGCAACCATTTATGGTGCTGACGACCACAAGGTCGGCAAGCTGGATCACGTCCATGGTCTGGGTGCCAGCGGCACCGCGATCATCGATGTCGGCGGCTTCCTGGGTATAGGTGCAAAGCCTGTCGGCGTTCCGCTGTCGGATCTGCAATTCATGCGGGATGAAGATGGCGACGTCCATGCCGTCACCACATGGACGAAGGATCAGCTGAAGGACATGCCTGCGCATAAGGACTAA
- a CDS encoding TetR/AcrR family transcriptional regulator C-terminal domain-containing protein, producing MKGFTVSTNAMPTAEFSARQSAVLAEALRLLVEGGDKALTTAGLARAANCSKESLYKWFGDRDGLLSAMISYQASKVRTFERAGERLTPQMLADHLEVFARDLLDVLSGEISLALNRLAIGQTSRDGSKLGQMLLERGRRQIDRRARALLDAGRRDGLLRFEDGEDAYRTLYGLIVSDLHVRLLLGEKPEPRKFDARAHKAVSAFLVLHGTDKTSSA from the coding sequence TTGAAGGGCTTCACCGTGTCGACCAATGCCATGCCAACAGCAGAATTTTCTGCACGCCAGAGCGCGGTTCTGGCGGAGGCTCTGCGCCTTTTGGTCGAAGGTGGCGACAAGGCATTGACCACGGCCGGTTTGGCGCGGGCAGCCAATTGCTCCAAGGAAAGCCTTTATAAATGGTTCGGCGATCGCGACGGTCTGCTGTCGGCGATGATTTCCTATCAGGCAAGCAAAGTGCGCACATTCGAGCGCGCCGGCGAGCGCCTGACACCGCAGATGCTGGCCGATCATTTGGAGGTTTTCGCCCGCGATTTGCTGGACGTTCTCTCAGGGGAAATCTCGTTGGCGCTGAACCGTCTTGCCATTGGCCAGACCAGTCGCGACGGCTCGAAACTGGGGCAAATGCTGCTGGAGCGTGGCCGCCGCCAGATCGACCGCCGGGCGAGGGCGCTGCTGGATGCCGGACGGCGCGATGGCCTGTTGCGGTTTGAAGACGGCGAGGATGCCTATCGCACGCTCTACGGCCTGATCGTTTCCGATCTTCATGTTCGCCTGCTCCTGGGTGAAAAACCCGAGCCACGAAAATTCGACGCCCGCGCACACAAGGCGGTGTCCGCCTTTCTTGTGTTGCACGGCACGGACAAGACATCGTCAGCGTAA
- a CDS encoding DNA mismatch repair protein MutT has product MLSHAKAILPQTADDHLSWPADGEIFDVNRLELRVKPGEHPFHSANHDAIRRNWQAESAANPALFDGAMVLFDELQIGQGAVTGAGHLIPYSTFLFWRRQAEPQSGYHLFGFPVLMSADGALIAVEMAAHTANAGRVYCPAGSLDASDIVNAMVDVDANMRREVQEETGLSVDDAVIDPQLRGYRRGRRVTLFRVFRLALTTEAIFERIAAHMAVDEEQEIARAVAIRSADRNAHDYTPDMYPLLDWIFPS; this is encoded by the coding sequence ATGCTGTCCCATGCAAAAGCCATTCTGCCGCAAACCGCTGACGATCATTTGTCCTGGCCGGCGGATGGGGAAATATTCGATGTGAACCGGCTGGAATTGCGGGTGAAGCCTGGGGAGCATCCGTTTCACAGCGCAAATCATGATGCGATCCGCCGCAATTGGCAGGCCGAGTCGGCGGCCAATCCCGCGCTTTTCGATGGTGCCATGGTCTTGTTTGACGAATTGCAGATCGGGCAAGGAGCGGTGACTGGCGCGGGACACCTTATCCCTTATTCTACCTTTTTGTTTTGGCGCCGCCAGGCAGAACCGCAGAGTGGCTATCACCTGTTCGGGTTTCCGGTGCTGATGTCGGCCGATGGCGCGTTGATCGCGGTTGAAATGGCCGCTCACACCGCCAATGCAGGCCGGGTCTATTGTCCGGCGGGCTCGCTCGATGCTTCGGATATCGTCAATGCGATGGTCGATGTCGATGCCAATATGCGCCGCGAAGTGCAGGAAGAAACCGGACTATCGGTAGATGACGCGGTGATCGATCCGCAATTGCGCGGTTATCGCCGGGGCCGGAGGGTCACGTTGTTTCGGGTGTTTCGTCTAGCCTTGACCACTGAGGCGATTTTCGAGCGAATCGCGGCTCATATGGCTGTCGATGAAGAGCAGGAAATTGCCCGCGCCGTGGCCATTCGCTCGGCAGATCGCAATGCGCATGATTACACGCCAGACATGTATCCCCTGTTGGATTGGATTTTTCCCAGCTAA
- a CDS encoding aspartate/glutamate racemase family protein: protein MRMIGLIGGMSFESSAVYYRLINEAVRHQLGGLASAEIVMRSVDFSQIVGYQKAGRWDLAEKVLGDAAAALERAGAECVLICTNTMHLIADAVAARVSVPLIHIVDATAQAIKDSGFKRPLLLATRYTMEHGFYTDRMRALGLLPMVPGAEDRGTVHDVIFDELCAGRVEEQSRAAYLAIIEKAKADGADCVILGCTEICLLLNPDDLCLPGFDSTAIHCGSAVEFSLTPQEVKKIA, encoded by the coding sequence ATGCGGATGATCGGCTTGATCGGCGGAATGAGCTTTGAAAGCTCGGCGGTTTACTATCGGCTCATCAATGAGGCGGTTCGCCATCAGTTGGGCGGTTTGGCATCGGCTGAAATCGTCATGCGGTCGGTCGATTTTTCGCAGATCGTTGGCTACCAGAAGGCAGGCCGTTGGGATCTTGCGGAAAAAGTGCTGGGCGATGCCGCTGCTGCCCTGGAGCGTGCCGGTGCCGAATGCGTGCTGATCTGCACTAACACCATGCATCTGATTGCCGATGCCGTAGCAGCGCGTGTTTCCGTGCCGCTTATCCATATTGTCGATGCGACGGCCCAGGCTATCAAAGACTCTGGCTTCAAGCGGCCCCTGCTGCTCGCCACCCGCTACACGATGGAGCATGGCTTTTATACCGACCGCATGCGTGCCCTCGGCCTGCTGCCCATGGTGCCAGGCGCAGAGGATCGTGGCACTGTCCATGATGTGATTTTCGATGAACTCTGCGCGGGCCGCGTCGAAGAGCAGTCACGGGCTGCCTATCTGGCAATCATCGAAAAAGCCAAGGCAGACGGTGCCGATTGTGTCATTCTCGGCTGCACCGAGATTTGCCTTTTGCTCAATCCAGACGATCTTTGCCTGCCGGGCTTTGATTCCACTGCCATTCATTGTGGGTCTGCGGTCGAGTTTTCGCTCACTCCGCAAGAGGTTAAGAAGATCGCCTGA
- the msrA gene encoding peptide-methionine (S)-S-oxide reductase MsrA, with translation MTSERAVLAGGCFWGMQDLIRKRPGVISTRVGYSGGDVANATYRNHGTHAEAIEITFDPSKMSFRELLEFFFQIHDPSTPNRQGNDVGVSYRSAIFYTSEEQKKVAEDTIADVDASGIWPGKVVTELAPVGDFWQAEPEHQDYLERIPNGYTCHFPRPNWKLPKRQAVA, from the coding sequence ATGACGAGTGAACGCGCAGTGTTGGCAGGCGGTTGCTTCTGGGGCATGCAGGACCTGATCCGCAAGCGTCCCGGGGTGATCTCTACCCGAGTGGGATATTCCGGCGGCGATGTCGCGAACGCGACCTATCGCAATCATGGAACGCATGCCGAGGCGATTGAAATTACCTTCGATCCATCAAAGATGAGCTTTCGCGAACTTCTGGAGTTTTTCTTCCAGATTCATGATCCAAGCACGCCCAATCGTCAGGGAAATGATGTCGGCGTCAGCTATCGTTCGGCGATCTTCTACACGAGTGAAGAGCAGAAAAAGGTGGCCGAGGATACCATTGCCGACGTGGATGCTTCCGGCATCTGGCCTGGTAAGGTCGTGACCGAACTGGCGCCTGTGGGTGATTTCTGGCAGGCCGAGCCGGAGCATCAGGATTATCTTGAGCGCATTCCAAACGGCTATACCTGCCATTTTCCGCGGCCAAATTGGAAGCTGCCAAAACGTCAGGCCGTGGCATAA
- a CDS encoding methyl-accepting chemotaxis protein: MFGNPSINRMQTQALKLITANIMVSDVNLNIRYMNESLKDLLKDAESELKKELPRFDFSKLIGSNIDIFHKNPSHQRNMLAALKTQHRATIWVGHRAFDLIVTPLRESGKTTGFVVEWANAKERLQNLDYQGQMAAISRSQGIIEFTTDGEIVSANENFLKAIDYKLDDIKGRHHSMLVDPEYAKSSAYQEFWAGLRRGEVQSAEFIRYGKNGKKVVINAAYNPILDAEGKVTKVVKFATDVTERVNAVNAIGAALTRLAQGDLTFTLDNPFAPDFEELRRTMNDALLQMRNTLGAVSHSTSQIDNGTREISQSAEDLSKRTEQQAASLEETAAALDEITVNVSNASKRAEEARHSASTASDNAVRSAKVVEDAVGAMSRIENSSNQISNIIGVIDEIAFQTNLLALNAGVEAARAGEAGKGFAVVAQEVRELAQRSAQAAKEIKELIRNSSNEVSTGVRLVSETGEALRTIQQNIVAVNEHMEAITSSAREQATGLSEVNAAVNQMDQVTQQNAAMVEETNAAGASLAQETARLRELIEKFQLGGTGMRPSSRQLGAATSVHRPTTSPARELMSKVAGSVASQSSGGWSEF, encoded by the coding sequence ATGTTCGGGAACCCCAGTATAAATCGGATGCAAACCCAAGCCTTAAAACTGATTACAGCCAATATTATGGTCTCCGACGTGAACCTGAATATTCGATATATGAACGAATCGCTTAAGGATTTGCTCAAGGATGCCGAGTCGGAGTTAAAAAAAGAACTTCCGCGCTTCGATTTCAGCAAACTCATTGGCAGCAATATCGATATTTTCCACAAGAACCCCTCCCATCAGCGCAATATGCTGGCTGCCCTCAAAACGCAGCACCGGGCAACGATCTGGGTGGGTCACCGCGCCTTCGATCTCATCGTTACGCCTTTGCGCGAAAGTGGAAAAACAACCGGTTTTGTTGTTGAATGGGCCAATGCCAAGGAGCGATTGCAAAACCTGGATTATCAGGGGCAGATGGCGGCTATCAGCCGTTCTCAAGGCATTATCGAGTTTACCACGGACGGGGAAATTGTTAGCGCCAACGAAAACTTCCTCAAAGCCATTGATTATAAACTGGACGACATAAAGGGTCGTCACCACAGCATGCTGGTTGACCCCGAATATGCAAAGTCCTCCGCTTACCAGGAGTTCTGGGCTGGTTTGCGCCGCGGAGAAGTTCAATCGGCAGAATTCATTCGCTACGGCAAGAATGGAAAAAAGGTGGTTATCAATGCCGCCTATAACCCGATCCTGGACGCCGAGGGCAAGGTTACAAAAGTCGTCAAATTTGCCACCGATGTGACGGAAAGGGTGAATGCGGTCAATGCGATTGGCGCTGCCCTGACGCGGCTGGCGCAGGGTGATCTGACCTTCACTCTGGACAACCCGTTTGCGCCTGATTTTGAAGAACTGCGCCGCACGATGAATGATGCATTGCTTCAGATGCGCAACACGCTTGGCGCGGTGTCGCATTCAACCAGCCAGATCGACAATGGCACGCGCGAAATCAGCCAGAGCGCCGAAGATCTGTCGAAGCGGACCGAGCAGCAGGCCGCCTCCCTGGAAGAGACCGCTGCGGCGCTTGACGAAATTACCGTCAATGTCTCGAATGCCTCAAAGCGGGCAGAAGAAGCCCGTCATTCGGCATCGACGGCCAGCGACAATGCGGTGCGCTCTGCAAAGGTTGTCGAGGATGCGGTTGGCGCGATGTCACGCATTGAGAATTCGTCCAATCAGATTTCCAACATCATTGGGGTGATCGACGAAATCGCCTTCCAGACCAATCTTTTGGCGCTGAATGCCGGTGTTGAGGCCGCTCGTGCCGGAGAAGCCGGCAAGGGCTTTGCCGTGGTCGCGCAAGAGGTGCGCGAACTGGCGCAGCGCTCTGCCCAGGCAGCCAAGGAAATCAAGGAACTGATCCGTAATTCTTCAAACGAGGTCAGCACCGGGGTAAGGCTGGTGAGCGAAACGGGCGAGGCGCTTCGAACGATCCAGCAGAATATTGTTGCGGTCAATGAGCATATGGAAGCCATTACCAGTTCAGCGCGTGAGCAGGCCACCGGGCTTTCCGAGGTCAATGCGGCCGTCAACCAGATGGACCAGGTGACGCAGCAAAACGCGGCGATGGTGGAAGAGACAAATGCTGCCGGTGCATCGCTTGCCCAGGAAACGGCGCGTCTGCGTGAGTTGATTGAAAAGTTCCAGCTGGGTGGAACCGGCATGAGACCTTCATCACGCCAGCTCGGCGCGGCGACATCAGTTCATCGGCCCACGACCTCGCCCGCACGGGAATTGATGTCGAAGGTGGCGGGTTCCGTCGCATCTCAATCCAGCGGCGGGTGGAGCGAGTTTTAA
- a CDS encoding methyl-accepting chemotaxis protein, producing the protein MAIFGLGADAKSEVAALRKSQAVIEFGLDGTILDANDNFCRALGYSLAEIKGKHHRMFVDASEVETSDYRNFWEGLRQGKFQRAQYRRIAKDGRDVWIEASYNPIMKGDKPYKVVKYATDITSVKLQAMEDDAKLKAISTSMAVIEFTPDGKIITANENFCKALGYSLTELVGRHHSLFCEKAYASSPDYASFWRDLATGRTLANEFRRIAKDGHDVWIQASYNPVFDRWGKVYKVVKFATDVSSRMDAISHLGAALKALAGGDLTGTLDNVFVPTMEKLRVDFNEALSHLRKTMDGVTLSARSIASSTNEIKEAANDLSRRTEAQAASVEESAASLEEVTTTVADSAKRAEEVGRLMEQTRLNTEQSSVIVRDAVVAMNEIEQSSGRISSILGVIDEIAFQTNLLALNAGVEAARAGEAGKGFAVVAQEVRELAQRSASSAKEIRQLISTSGKQVDRGVDLVAQTGSALENILNQIRAIDTNVTAIVQGSKEQTTALREINSSVNVIDQSTQKNAAMVEETTAAAFSLAKDVDDLFQMVAQFKTTTTGSSSSYSRAA; encoded by the coding sequence ATGGCTATTTTTGGATTGGGCGCCGACGCGAAGTCGGAAGTTGCGGCTTTGCGCAAATCTCAGGCCGTTATAGAATTTGGACTGGACGGAACTATTCTGGACGCCAATGACAATTTTTGTCGGGCACTCGGCTACAGTCTGGCTGAAATCAAAGGCAAGCACCACCGCATGTTCGTCGATGCAAGCGAGGTTGAGACCAGCGATTACCGCAATTTCTGGGAGGGGTTGCGGCAGGGTAAATTCCAGCGCGCCCAGTATCGTCGTATTGCCAAGGACGGTCGAGATGTATGGATCGAAGCCTCATACAATCCAATAATGAAGGGTGATAAGCCTTATAAGGTCGTCAAATATGCCACGGATATCACCAGCGTTAAATTGCAGGCGATGGAGGACGATGCCAAGCTGAAGGCGATTTCGACGTCGATGGCGGTCATCGAGTTTACCCCTGATGGCAAGATCATCACCGCCAATGAAAATTTCTGCAAGGCGCTGGGCTATAGCCTGACGGAACTTGTCGGGCGTCACCACAGTCTGTTTTGTGAGAAGGCCTATGCATCTTCCCCAGACTACGCATCCTTCTGGCGGGATCTGGCGACTGGGCGGACCTTGGCCAATGAGTTCCGGCGTATCGCCAAGGATGGCCACGATGTCTGGATACAGGCCTCCTACAATCCGGTCTTCGACAGATGGGGAAAAGTCTACAAGGTGGTGAAGTTTGCAACCGATGTGTCGAGCCGGATGGATGCTATTTCCCATCTGGGTGCCGCGCTGAAGGCGCTGGCGGGCGGCGATCTGACCGGCACGCTGGACAATGTTTTCGTGCCGACCATGGAAAAACTGCGTGTCGACTTCAACGAAGCCCTCAGCCATTTGCGCAAGACAATGGATGGCGTGACCCTGAGCGCCAGGTCGATTGCCTCGAGCACCAATGAAATCAAGGAGGCTGCCAACGACCTGTCGCGCCGTACCGAAGCACAGGCTGCGTCCGTAGAGGAATCAGCTGCATCTCTGGAAGAGGTGACGACAACGGTTGCCGACTCCGCCAAACGCGCCGAGGAAGTTGGCCGGCTGATGGAGCAGACCCGGTTGAATACCGAGCAATCCAGTGTCATTGTCAGGGATGCCGTGGTTGCCATGAATGAGATCGAACAGTCTTCGGGGCGGATCTCCAGCATTCTGGGCGTGATCGATGAAATCGCCTTTCAGACTAACCTCTTGGCGTTGAATGCCGGTGTCGAAGCGGCCCGGGCCGGTGAAGCAGGCAAGGGTTTTGCGGTCGTCGCCCAGGAAGTCCGCGAACTGGCCCAGCGATCAGCTTCATCCGCCAAGGAAATCCGGCAGTTGATCAGCACATCCGGCAAGCAGGTTGACCGTGGCGTGGACCTTGTTGCCCAGACCGGTTCGGCTCTGGAAAATATCCTCAATCAGATCCGCGCCATCGATACCAATGTCACGGCAATCGTTCAAGGCTCCAAGGAGCAGACCACCGCGCTGCGGGAAATCAACAGTTCCGTCAATGTCATCGACCAGTCCACGCAAAAGAATGCAGCCATGGTTGAGGAAACAACGGCAGCAGCTTTCTCCCTTGCCAAGGATGTAGACGATCTGTTCCAGATGGTCGCGCAATTCAAGACGACGACGACTGGCTCTTCGTCATCCTATTCTCGCGCCGCCTGA